From the genome of Leptolyngbya iicbica LK, one region includes:
- a CDS encoding alpha/beta fold hydrolase, producing the protein MTVAIASNIHTVPALPGQVWSWDGHDIYYVAAGEPRGDRPPLLLVHGFGASTDHWRKNVHELKDDFEVWAIDLLGFGRSAKPDRQYSGQLWRDQLHHFIQENIGRPTVIAGNSLGGYASLCIAADYPESVAGVVLLNSAGPFQDATSTEAPKPWQTAIRQAIQTFMLQPFPSWLLFQYVRQPRNVRKTLQQVYVDQTAVTDQLVEEILRPANDPGAAQVFASVFKSPKGDTVDALLGRMSAPLLILWGEGDPWMNTRRRSEQFRQHYPQLQEHFLQAGHCPHDEVPQQVNQLMRDWVLSL; encoded by the coding sequence ATGACGGTTGCGATCGCCTCCAACATTCACACTGTGCCAGCGTTGCCGGGGCAGGTTTGGTCATGGGATGGCCATGATATCTACTATGTTGCGGCCGGTGAGCCCCGCGGAGATCGTCCCCCACTATTGCTGGTGCATGGGTTTGGCGCCTCCACAGACCATTGGCGCAAAAATGTTCATGAGTTAAAAGACGACTTTGAAGTTTGGGCGATCGACTTACTGGGTTTTGGGCGATCGGCGAAGCCTGATAGGCAATACAGCGGTCAACTTTGGCGCGATCAACTGCATCACTTCATTCAAGAGAACATCGGTCGCCCGACCGTCATTGCCGGTAATTCTCTCGGTGGGTATGCCAGTCTCTGCATCGCTGCTGACTATCCCGAATCGGTTGCTGGCGTGGTGCTGCTCAACAGCGCCGGCCCGTTTCAAGATGCGACGTCCACGGAAGCACCTAAGCCCTGGCAAACGGCAATTCGACAAGCCATCCAGACGTTTATGCTCCAGCCATTCCCTAGTTGGCTGTTGTTTCAATACGTACGGCAGCCGCGTAATGTTCGCAAGACCTTGCAACAGGTCTATGTCGATCAAACGGCAGTCACTGACCAATTGGTGGAAGAAATTCTGCGTCCGGCCAATGATCCCGGAGCAGCACAAGTCTTTGCCTCAGTGTTCAAATCGCCCAAAGGTGACACAGTGGATGCTTTGCTCGGGCGAATGTCTGCTCCCCTCTTAATCTTGTGGGGCGAGGGTGATCCCTGGATGAATACTCGCCGTCGCAGCGAACAGTTTCGCCAGCATTATCCCCAGCTTCAAGAGCATTTTTTACAAGCTGGACATTGCCCCCACGATGAAGTGCCCCAACAGGTTAATCAGTTAATGCGTGACTGGGTCTTGAGTTTATGA
- a CDS encoding aldo/keto reductase, with the protein MQTLRYPNGDTMPMIGLGTWKSAPGEVYEAVKAAIALGYRHIDCALIYGNETEIGRALSESLQSGVVTRDELWITSKLWNDSHAPKDVEAGLKQTLTDLQLDYLDLYLMHWPVAIKKGEGFPLTKEKLIGLEELPIATTWQAMESLVQAGLTRHIGVSNFSIAKLRSLLDTATIRPVMNQVELHPYLQQTELLEFAQAQNVFLTGYSPLGSSDRPASLKAKDEPVLLEDPTIVEIADRHQATPAQVLIRWAMQRGTAVIPKSVNPARIEQNLAAAQLTLTDEDMAAIAALDRHRRYVDGSIWVVEDGPYTLANLWDE; encoded by the coding sequence ATGCAGACCCTGCGTTATCCGAACGGTGACACGATGCCGATGATTGGTTTAGGTACCTGGAAATCGGCGCCGGGAGAAGTTTATGAAGCGGTGAAGGCGGCGATCGCCCTCGGGTATCGGCATATCGACTGTGCACTGATTTATGGCAACGAAACTGAGATTGGCCGAGCGCTGTCGGAATCTTTGCAGTCGGGAGTCGTCACCCGTGATGAATTGTGGATTACTTCTAAGTTGTGGAATGACTCCCACGCCCCCAAGGATGTCGAGGCTGGTCTGAAACAGACGCTAACTGATTTGCAGCTGGATTATCTGGATTTATATCTCATGCACTGGCCAGTGGCGATCAAAAAAGGTGAGGGTTTTCCACTTACGAAGGAAAAGTTGATTGGCCTAGAGGAACTTCCGATCGCGACTACCTGGCAAGCGATGGAGTCTTTGGTGCAAGCGGGCTTGACTCGTCATATTGGCGTCTCTAATTTCAGTATTGCCAAGCTGCGATCGCTGCTCGACACTGCCACCATTCGCCCGGTGATGAATCAAGTCGAACTCCATCCCTATTTACAGCAGACTGAACTGCTGGAGTTTGCCCAAGCTCAGAATGTCTTTCTCACAGGCTACTCACCGCTGGGATCATCCGATCGCCCTGCGTCACTCAAGGCTAAGGATGAACCCGTATTACTAGAAGACCCCACCATTGTAGAAATTGCTGACCGGCACCAAGCGACCCCTGCCCAGGTGTTAATTCGGTGGGCGATGCAGCGCGGTACAGCCGTCATTCCCAAATCGGTGAATCCGGCTCGCATTGAGCAAAACCTTGCTGCCGCTCAGTTGACTTTGACTGACGAGGATATGGCTGCGATCGCCGCTCTGGATCGCCACCGCCGTTATGTGGATGGTTCCATCTGGGTCGTGGAAGATGGCCCCTACACCCTGGCTAATCTCTGGGACGAATAA
- the aac(6') gene encoding aminoglycoside 6'-N-acetyltransferase produces MTPTHSAWHVRLVNSADADIWLNLRQGLWPDTPTVEHQTAIAAFFAGTAPEPLAVLIAETDQQQAIGFAELSIRTYAEGCDTQRVAYLEGWYVVAEYRHQGVGRALIDAADDWGRSQGCTEFASDAEADNLASWQAHVALGFEDVGLIRCFRKSL; encoded by the coding sequence ATCACACCAACACATTCTGCCTGGCATGTTCGTTTGGTTAACTCTGCTGATGCCGATATCTGGCTAAACCTTCGACAAGGTCTCTGGCCTGACACCCCGACGGTAGAACATCAAACTGCGATCGCTGCATTTTTTGCGGGCACAGCGCCTGAACCGTTAGCCGTGTTGATTGCAGAAACGGATCAGCAGCAAGCGATCGGCTTCGCAGAACTTTCCATCCGCACCTACGCCGAAGGCTGCGACACCCAGCGGGTCGCATATTTGGAGGGCTGGTATGTGGTTGCTGAATATCGTCATCAAGGGGTTGGACGAGCCTTAATCGATGCCGCTGATGATTGGGGGCGATCGCAAGGTTGCACCGAGTTCGCTTCTGATGCTGAAGCCGACAACCTCGCGAGTTGGCAAGCTCATGTAGCGTTAGGTTTTGAAGACGTTGGTTTAATTCGCTGCTTTCGCAAAAGCCTGTAG
- a CDS encoding phycobilisome linker polypeptide produces MRMFKITACVPSQTRIRTQRELQNTFFTKLVPYDNWFREQQRIQKMGGKIVKVEMATGKPGTNTGLQ; encoded by the coding sequence ATGCGAATGTTTAAGATTACGGCCTGTGTCCCGAGCCAAACTCGCATTCGCACCCAGCGAGAGTTGCAAAACACCTTTTTCACCAAGCTAGTTCCCTACGACAACTGGTTTCGTGAGCAGCAGCGCATCCAAAAGATGGGTGGCAAGATTGTTAAGGTTGAAATGGCAACTGGTAAGCCCGGTACTAACACTGGTTTGCAGTAA